tttggacggggcgcggaggttTTAGGTGGTTTACCCCAGGCGGTAGCTAACACCCTCGCTGCAGCACGAGCGCCGTCTATGAGACAGGCgtatacgctgaaatggaacctgtttgttatTTGGTGTATCTCTCAGCGAGAGGACCCCTGAGAATGCTCGAtcagtattgtgctttcatatctccagcaccgcttggagaagaggctgtcaccatctactattaaagtagatatcgcggcaatatcACACACCCATagacggtagatctgtgggtcagcacgatctggtcattaggtttttaagaggggcacggaggctgaatccttcgcgcctccctctattcctccgtgggacttgtccatggtgctgaaagcccttCAGCACTGCCCTTTCGAGCCTCTGCTGACGGTGAGCgtcaagtttctcactatgaaaactttgaggctcctcgcattggcttctattaaaaggataggggatcttcatgcattttcggtcaacgattcgtgccttcagttcgggccggctgaatccagcgttaaactgagaccccggccgggcTGCGTGactaaagttcccaccactcccttgagagatcaggtggtgaactTACAAGCGCTGCCTTCGGAAgcagacccagctatggctttgttatgtcctgtacgtgcactacatgtgtatgtggatcgcactcaaagctttcggacctcagaacagctctttgtctgttacggtggtcagcagaaagggaaagctgtcactaaacagaagatgtctcattggattgtagacacaatcgccctggcttatgagaaacagggcattccttgcccttttggtttgagagcccattcaaccagaagcgtggcttcatcttgggctttggctcgtggttcctcgctttcagatatttgtagagctgctggctgggcgacacctaatacgttcactagattctacagtgttcgtgttgagccggtatcctctcgagttctctcgtcagatcagtgagaacatcgaggaacgcctcctgtgtcggcttggagcctttctttttggctgcgcaaaaaccgcaccattatggaaggccatcggggcaaaaacgttaaaaaaacagttttttgtcttCTCCACCGCTTGGTggccgatgttgcggagcatcggctgccaccctctcactagatgtatccttgactatctgggtgaggctagcgcccacattgcgccccctagtggtttctttgtgagtatttccaCGGAAAGTTTCTGATTTACCatgtttcccttagcagagttCGTTCCGTGCctctctagtgttgctaagacagtggcgctttggtagggattcccaattcgtcggtcacgacgtgacgtcgtagtgaccgactgaaagggaacgtctcggttacatatgtaaccctcgttccctgaaggaagggaacggagacgtcacgtcccgtcgccacagtttgctgttccactgctgatatcggccggaccctttccttctgtccagctttctcagcaaaaaatagctgatttgataactgcacctgccgctcattaaatacctatgcggcggggcggcgccggcagatgcaattatctgcatgccaagttcattggcgttttaaaggtttctcgaagcatataggtcacccgcgaagcggttcccaattcgtcggtcacgacgtgacgtctccgttcccttccttcagggaacgagggctacatatgtaaccgagacgtttcttatgaaaacattttcattattatttacataaaataaacgtaatacagccacacaacaaacttatgaaaatattttaatcgttatttgcatgagaattttttaaacGCAGcgacacaataaataaaaactatcaccacaatgctcaccactatgatttcccttatctcatgtgttaatattttttattgtaacaatttatgatttgcaaaaataactattgcatctgtgtagattagataagcaaagtgtgtgcgcgttgtgcacgctatacattatggtcaagcatgcgcccttaaaatagcataatgaaccacgcgcaacgcgccactgactttagactaggttttttttggtcagtggcgcaattgttttttgaaactgcaaaattgcatcagagatggtttgcgccagaacatgcctccttttttgcgctgaagcgcccagggagcgcaagttcattccctagtttgccgacgtgcgtctgtggagggaaaaacccgctgtgcgtcggtgcaaaatacgaatgatacatgcgtcactgacaaagtcaattgcgctgggtgcaagatagggcccaatgtgttaaaagctttacacaaaaagatgtgtaaaaattaAACACATCTTTTCTAATAGTGTATTGttttgcaacatgatctcacaaagttccgtgggatagtcacggaattttgtgctcatttttccgtggcattctcacggatctccgcatttttccgtggccctgctacggactgtctttttccgtggcattctcacggattggttacaaTTTATACACCTTCTACAATACTCTTTATTACATCCTAAAAAAGACAAGATGTTTAAAAAGTAAGACATACAAAAATTCCTGAAAGACTATCACCAGTGAAATTGTTATGAAAcatattgtgattttttttatttgcaaattatttaaggtaagtggtggtatgcaattaaattatttaaatttagaTACAGGCATTACGTTGAACTTACTCTATTTTTAGCTACCTTAGCACAATTAAAATGAGTTGATCTGggtaaaaaatacttaaatttgtggcattaaaatgaatatgtgttaatgcattatttttgacagccttagtttttataatacagCAACAGCACACATTAGCAAGCTACTATAACCATAATTAACACTCAACTGAAACTGTAGCTGATTATGTCATAAACATTTCCaatataaatgttttcaaaTCAAGGCATTACAGTGtataaaactgataaaaacaACACTTACTGATACATGTCAATGGGACAGTTCTCATCCTAAGCAAATGCTCTGCTCATCTGCACAATGGTAACCATTTAAAAACCCAACAACAAAACAGAAACTTtttcaaatacataaataacaacataataaacattagTAAGTCCTCCTCTTTTCTTAtcttataataaaaaatgcataaataaccCGTTATTTTGATATTTACTCTTATTATTCGGTATCATGCAAAGCATGATGGGAACTGGAAATATCTGCCCGGTTTAAGCAATACTGCtgtaataaaacacaaaatattataTTACTGTCTCTGTACTCTCAGTACATGGATGATGCTGGCTGTGTTATTAATGTTTAGTAGTTttttatctgggaataacaaacctctAATTGTTCCTGAAAGCTGTGTTATTAATCAATATAATCAAAACTAtgttaaccccctggggtccaaaaacgcggcgccacgttttgacgtgttttttccttatcatggcagaaccaacttaaaatactccatcactaataatcatacacttacgtgtttgacgtcatttgaaacggtaaaggatcttctttaatatgtgttcattcacaataacaacagatctttgtgtttttgtcaaataaagaaaataaacagggtgtgcatccagacatttctgtctccgccagctgtctctcaaaacacgttacaaaaatcaattgaaactccacgaatactcgtcacacaagcatgatacacatatccaaagaaagcctgaaatgtctacttttaaacaagctaaatagaatcgaaaacaaataatgcctgtttatgtaatctgcattgaagtaaagagagtacagtttttcctggctgacttcattatctttaatttggtcacgcccacagctgttgacatggtaatgaagacacgagctgttcaaccataacaagcaaagcgtaaagtttatcagatttaaagactttttaccgcatgtttggattataaactttattcacacacgtgaggaatatcttcatttatgtctggacattgaggaagagaagcattttgtaatgacttgtaagagaCGGAAGCAAGCGCAGGTGTAAAAtagaacaatgtttattaaatataaacaaagagagagtattcaatgtcaatgcggaagtaatccagtccggtgttgttgatggcaatggtgacgatgactacggtggaagttggtgctttgagtgcgacgttggtggagtggtgagcagtggtgaaatccagactgacacggaacatccacacgaagacgacgacgacaatacacatccaaactgaaacacgtaatccaaagcacagggaacaaccaagcaacacggagactgagcaaacaatagaatctggcagggaacagaaagtcaggtgagtatttatggagatgatgtaatgatgaacagctggagcgagacaatcaacacacaggtgaaagggatcgctctaacgagcacatggcagggtcagtaaacaacacacacacacaaacatgacacggaggaaaacaatggattttcctaccgtgacagtaccccctcccctaggaacgcccctcggcgttcccagcctgctttacctgttgattgaactcatcaataaggcggtgatccagtatgtcccgagcaggaacccaccttctctcctccggaccgtaaccttcccaatccaccaagtactgaaatccgcgtcccctccgtctggagtccagaatacggttaaccgaatatgtggtctccccattaacgatacgaggcggagggggaaccggggcaggcggattaagacgggaagaaatcaccggtttaattttggagacatgaaagacggggtgaaccctcctgtacgcaggaggaaggctaagacgcactgttaccggattaatgattttggtaacagaaaacgggccaataaatttgggagcaagtttattcgagacggaacgcatcggaatattctgggttgaaagccacactctttgaccgacgacgtatcggggaggctttgaccggtggcgatcggccttggccttggtacgtgaccttgcctggagcagagctctgcgagctctggtccaggtgcggtggcacctctggactagtgcgtttgcggagggaaccgacacctcggattcagtactgacaaaattagatggttggtaccctaaactacacttaaatggagacatgcccgtagatgacaccggcagagaattgtgtgcgtactccacaattgagaggtgctgacaccaggacgaaggattcttggaaaccagacatcgcaacaccctttcgacgtcctgattggctcgctcggtttgaccgttgctctggggatgaaacccggacgaaagactaacagtcgcccctagcaatttgcagaactctcgccaaaatttggacacaaactggggacccctgtcagagaccacgtctgtcgggaggccatgtattcggaagacgtggtcaatgacagctaccgctgtttccttggctgatggtaatttgggcaagggaatgaaatgggtcgccttcgagaaccggtccactacggtcaaaatcaccgtattacccttagagggtgggagggcggtaataaaatctagcgatatgtgggaccagggtctcgaagggacagacagcggtaaaagtaacccatctggaggacgattggaagtcttaccaacggcacaaaccgaacaagccaagacgaagtcgtggacgtcacgagccataccaggccaccaaaatcgttgcttgactagaaacctagttctactaacccctgggtgacaagcaacactggaaccatgaccccactggaggacgtctgaccgtaacccttccggcacaaataaacggttcggtgggcagcgagccgggggcgttaccccttctaaggctgtcaaaaccttcgattcgacctcccatctgagcgcagagataatgattttctctggtaaaatgggctcgggagtagcagtacgatcggaacgctcaaaaagacgggataaagcatcgggtttgatgtttttggaacccggccggtaagaaagtgtaaaatcgaaacgaccgaaaaacaatgcccaccgagcctgcctggacttaagtcttttggcagttctaatgtattcgagattcttatggtccgtccatacaatgaaaggtacacccgacccctcaagccagtgacgccattcttccagtgctagcttgaccgccaacaactctcgattgccaatgtcataattaacttccgcaggagataaacgatgggaataatacgcgcaaggatgaacccttccgtctgaggatgcgcgctgggacaacactgctcctacccccacctctgacgcgtcgacctccactatgaattgacgtgaacgatcaggggtaacgagaatgggagctgaaacaaagcagcttttcagtttggcaaacgcagcctcagctgcgtctgaccacctgaacttCAAACCAGGGGAagtcaaagcggtcagaggtgcggctagttggctgaaattgcgaatgaaacgccggtaaaaattggcgaaccccagaaatctctgcagggccttgcgagactctggggatggccaatctaccacagccttaactttctcaggatccatgcgaacaccctcagtcgaaatgatgtgtcctaaaaaagaaacagactgtgcatgaaaaacgcatttttccgccttgacaaaaagcccattctctaacaaccgcagaagcactcgtcgtacgtgttgcaaatgttcctggagagacgaagaaaaaatcaatatgtcatccaggtaaacatatatgaactggtctaccatgtctcgcaacacgtcattaacgagtgcttggaagactgccggcgagttcgtgagaccgaaaggcatcacgcagtactcaaaatggccacgaggggtgttaaacgcagtcttccattcatccctcttcctgatgcgaaccaaatgatatgcattacgtaagtccaatttagtgaaaacggacgctccctgcaacctctcgaaagctgaagacatcaacggcaaaggataagtattctttaccgtgatgttgttcaaccctcggtagtcaatacaaggtcgcaaggatccgtccttcttccccacaaaaaagaaccccgcccccgctggagatgaggaagggcgaatgaaccccgttgccagagaatcagaaatatatttctccatggcctccatctccagaacggacagagagtataacttgcccttaggcggaaacgtacctggcaataagtctatcgcacagtcatagggacgatgaggaggaagagaatcagcccgcgacttactgaacacctccttcaggtcgtggtactccgcgggcacggtagacaaatccactgctttcccctgaaacacagactcagacacagaaacacaagcagagacaagacaggacttatgacactcctcgctccagctggtaaCAGAGCCCAGTTTCCAGTCAATTCTTGGGTTATGGGAATGAAGCCACGGATGACCAAGAACTATGGGGGAGAGAGCagtgtcagtaataaaaaatgaaatagtctCTGTGTGGTTTCCGGAAGTGATGAGTGTGATAGGTGCTGTGGTGTACTTGATAGTGGGTAACTGATGTCCATTGAGGGCGAAGGGCGCAATCTGGTGGGTGAGTGCAGTGAAAGGTAACTTGAGCTTACGTGCTAGTGAGCTGTCgatgaagttgccctccgccCCCGAATCCAGAAGTGCGTGCCCTGAGTGTGACATagtggaccaccgtagtctcaccggaaggagagTGGATGTTGTAGAGGTCTTCTGTGCGGAGATCctgcccgatagtagcctctgtCTTACTATCGGGCTTGGTCTTTTACCGGGCACCTCTGGCATTGGTGACCCGACTCGCCACAGTACATACAAAGACCCCGGGATCTCCGCCGCTTCCTCTCCTCCCGGGGtaaccgagctcgacccacctgcatgggttccggATCTGAGAGACCACCGGCGGAAACTTCGATGAGTGGATCCGTGGACTCCGCTTGACGTAGGAACGGACCTTGAATCTTCCTTTTGGCAGCGGTGGAAAGGCGTGCGTCAACCCGGATCGCCAAGTCCACCAAACCGTTGAGCGACTTCGGTAATTCCGCCGTGATGATCTCTCGATGGATCCGatccgccaacccatgcaggaaatgatcccactgcgcttcctcgttccacctgcactccgccgccagggtacggaactcgatggcatagtccgagaccgaccgctccccctgctggagatccgtgaggagccgggcggcctccctcccggcgacggagcggtCGAAAACCCTCTTCATCTCCTCTGCGAGCGAGGCGAACGAGGAACAACAGCTGTCCTTGTTTTCCcataccgccgtcccccagagggcagccttgccTTTGAGGAGCGAGAGCGTGAACGCTACCTTGGTCTCCTCGAGGAAGAATGTCCGGGGCTGTTGGGCGAAGTGTAAAgaacaatgagagagaaaagtacGGCAATAGTTTGGCTCACCGGCGTATTTCTCCGGGATCGGAAGTCTCGGTTCCTGGATGAAActaccccctggaggtgaagatggtgTGGGTGGCATGGGTGGCGCAGTGGGAGGCATGATGTCCGGAGATCGCTGagagagctcggaaaccttcgccACCATTGCCTGGACGGCCTTCCGCATGTCTTCGATGGTTTGATCCTGATGATCCATACGAGCCAGAGATCGCTGGAGAAACTCCTCCAACGCGGAGATCGGCTGAccacctgctgcttccatgttggccagattcttctgtaatgacttgtaagagacggaagcaaacgcaggtgtaaaatagaacaatgtttattaaatataaacaaagagagagtattcaatgtcaatgcggaagtaatccagtccggtgttgttgatggcaatggtgacgatgactacggtggaagttggtgtcttgagtgcgacgttggtggagtggtgagcagtggtgaaatccagactgacacggaacatccacacgaagacgacgacgacaatacacatccaaactgaaacacgtaatccaaagcacagggaacaaccaagcaacacggagactgagcaaacaatagaatctggcagggaacagaaagtcaggtgagtatttatggagatgatgtaatgatgaacagctggagcgagacaatcaacacacaggtgaaagggatcgctctaacgagcacatggcagggtaagtgaacaacacacacacaaacatgacacggaggaaaacaatggattttcctaccgtgacacaTTTATCTTATACGTTACcttagaagaacaatggaggacgcactgctggattagaagtaagtaacgtcaacagttaatttataccatttatatttgctatcatgtaacttaatatgctcatggcttgtgcagttcagcctacataagcaacctcaTCAGACTGCACGTTttggattgaaaaactttcgcattgtttacaaactgACGCGATCTCACGAAATGGcagatttcactgttgcatgctgtaacagtgttaaacacagttattcacttatatccttcttatatatatatatccactataactttcagtaagcctgaactgctgtatcttt
This sequence is a window from Misgurnus anguillicaudatus chromosome 24, ASM2758022v2, whole genome shotgun sequence. Protein-coding genes within it:
- the LOC141361413 gene encoding uncharacterized protein gives rise to the protein MEAAGGQPISALEEFLQRSLARMDHQDQTIEDMRKAVQAMVAKVSELSQRSPDIMPPTAPPMPPTPSSPPGGSFIQEPRLPIPEKYAGEPNYCRTFLSHCSLHFAQQPRTFFLEETKVAFTLSLLKGKAALWGTAVWENKDSCCSSFASLAEEMKREDSRSVPTSSGVHGSTHRSFRRWSLRSGTHAGGSSSVTPGGEEAAEIPGSLYVLWRVGSPMPEVPGKRPSPIVRQRLLSGRISAQKTSTTSTLLPVRLRWSTMSHSGHALLDSGAEGNFIDSSLARKLKLPFTALTHQIAPFALNGHQLPTIKYTTAPITLITSGNHTETISFFITDTALSPIVLGHPWLHSHNPRIDWKLGSVTSWSEECHKSCLVSACVSVSESVFQGKAVDLSTVPAEYHDLKEVFSKSRADSLPPHRPYDCAIDLLPDSIVCSVSVLLGCSLCFGLRVSVWMCIVVVVFVWMFRVSLDFTTAHHSTNVALKAPTSTVVIVTIAINNTGLDYFRIDIEYSLFVYI